A genomic stretch from Gammaproteobacteria bacterium includes:
- a CDS encoding type II toxin-antitoxin system RelE/ParE family toxin — translation MAQIIWTEPALFYLNEIAEYIALDKISAATQLVKKVFSSTERLEQFPKSGRKPPELNNSKYLEIIVGPCRIFYRIDKRIVYILYIMRSRRKLRKYLLDERAKESS, via the coding sequence ATGGCTCAAATAATCTGGACGGAACCAGCGCTATTTTATCTCAATGAAATTGCAGAATATATAGCGCTAGATAAAATCAGTGCCGCCACTCAGCTAGTTAAAAAAGTCTTTTCTAGTACGGAACGTCTTGAACAATTTCCAAAATCTGGCCGCAAACCTCCAGAGCTCAATAACTCTAAATATCTGGAAATAATTGTAGGCCCATGCCGCATTTTTTATCGTATCGACAAGAGGATTGTATACATACTTTACATCATGCGTAGTAGAAGGAAGCTTCGTAAATATCTACTCGATGAGCGTGCAAAAGAAAGCAGCTAA
- a CDS encoding type II toxin-antitoxin system Phd/YefM family antitoxin, translating to MKTELVTTLKRQATKILAELHDSKEPVLITEHGKPSAYLVDVNDYELMQNRMRLLEGLARGEMAILENRIYTQAEAKVKMSKWLK from the coding sequence GTGAAAACTGAACTAGTGACTACTTTAAAACGCCAGGCAACTAAAATATTGGCTGAACTACATGATTCAAAAGAGCCTGTTCTGATTACAGAGCATGGTAAACCATCAGCATATCTTGTCGATGTTAATGATTATGAGTTGATGCAAAATCGAATGCGTCTTCTTGAAGGTTTGGCTAGAGGCGAAATGGCCATTTTAGAAAATCGCATCTACACACAAGCTGAAGCAAAAGTAAAAATGAGTAAATGGCTCAAATAA
- a CDS encoding type II toxin-antitoxin system ParD family antitoxin, translating to MAKNTSITLGDHFDGFITGQVNSGRFSSASEVIRAALRLLENTETRLETLRQMLNEGEQSGIADYNFDALMAELDSENDK from the coding sequence ATGGCTAAAAACACGAGTATTACATTAGGTGATCACTTTGATGGCTTTATAACTGGCCAAGTCAATAGTGGTCGTTTTAGCTCTGCAAGTGAAGTAATTAGGGCTGCGCTTAGATTGCTTGAAAATACAGAAACACGGCTTGAGACCCTAAGGCAAATGCTTAACGAAGGTGAACAGAGCGGTATTGCAGATTATAATTTTGATGCTTTGATGGCAGAACTTGATAGTGAAAATGATAAATGA
- a CDS encoding type II toxin-antitoxin system RelE/ParE family toxin translates to MKSFELTKKAKEDLKIIARFTEKRWGRDQRFLYIKQFDDVFHLLSKNPSLGKHCSYIKKGYRKFPQSSHIIFYRENEKSKIIVIRILHKNMDVESKFLHA, encoded by the coding sequence ATGAAATCATTTGAGTTAACCAAGAAAGCTAAAGAAGACCTGAAAATAATTGCTAGATTTACAGAAAAGCGCTGGGGCAGAGATCAGCGTTTTTTGTATATTAAGCAGTTTGATGATGTCTTTCATTTGTTAAGTAAAAACCCATCGCTTGGTAAGCACTGTAGCTATATTAAAAAAGGCTACAGAAAGTTTCCGCAAAGTAGTCACATAATTTTTTACAGAGAAAATGAAAAAAGCAAAATTATTGTAATTCGTATACTTCACAAAAATATGGATGTTGAGTCTAAATTTTTACACGCATAA
- a CDS encoding HigA family addiction module antidote protein, which produces MTMRKPPHPGRQIKTALQAVEMNITDGAAHLGVTRNTLSRVINGLAGISPNMAIRLAKAFGGNAGIWVRMQASYDLAQAMEHEDEIDVSPLQYAHG; this is translated from the coding sequence TCCTGGGCGTCAAATTAAAACGGCGCTACAGGCTGTTGAGATGAATATTACGGATGGTGCAGCCCATTTGGGCGTAACCCGTAACACACTATCGCGTGTGATTAACGGCCTGGCCGGGATTTCTCCCAACATGGCAATACGTTTGGCCAAGGCGTTCGGCGGTAACGCGGGCATTTGGGTGCGTATGCAGGCCAGCTATGATCTGGCACAAGCAATGGAGCATGAAGACGAGATCGATGTCAGCCCATTGCAATACGCCCACGGGTAG